A genomic window from Anticarsia gemmatalis isolate Benzon Research Colony breed Stoneville strain chromosome 22, ilAntGemm2 primary, whole genome shotgun sequence includes:
- the LOC142982559 gene encoding coactosin-like protein isoform X1: MENVDICHVESSFKTLEDRFIKLSESQSLISNKFEVVNKNVEEFRRTVTQLSEKIIALEEVATDRKKLKNEIRSLKNRIDELYAIVKEGKEDESIASDDAQDVESCHSGFSCSSKVTMTTGLDRDTIRAAYEDVRSDNSPTEWAVFKFDGARIVCSARGSDFTEFRTQFSDDDRAFGYLRLQMGDEMSKRKKFMFMTWVGPNVSVINRAKMSTDKAIIKDIISNFAVELQLENQSEIDIDQFKDALNRAGGANYGTGIRDL; this comes from the exons ATGGAAAATGTAGACATCTGCCATGTAGAAAGTTCTTTTAAAACTCTAGAAGatcgttttattaaattgtcaGAAAGTCAGAGTTTGATATCGAATAAATTTGAAGTTGTAAACAAGAATGTTGAGGAGTTTAGGCGTACTGTCACCCAGTTATCAGAGAAAATTATCGCATTGGAGGAAGTGGCTACAGATAGGAAGAAACTTAAGAATGAAATAAGGAGTTTGAAGAACAGGATAGATGAGCTGTACGCTATTGTGAAGGAAGGGAAGGAAGATGAGTCGATAGCTAGTGACGACGCGCAGGATGTCGAGTCCTGTCATTCTGGTTTCTCGTGCTCTTCTAAG GTGACAATGACGACGGGACTAGACCGGGACACGATACGTGCCGCCTATGAGGACGTGCGCTCAGACAATTCACCTACTGAGTG GGCGGTGTTCAAGTTCGACGGCGCGCGCATCGTGTGCTCGGCGCGCGGCTCTGACTTCACCGAGTTCCGCACACAGTTCTCTGACGATGACCGCGCCTTCGGATATCTGAG GTTGCAGATGGGCGATGAAATGTCAAAACGTAAGAAGTTTATGTTCATGACGTGGGTGGGACCCAACGTGTCAGTCATCAACCGCGCCAAGATGTCCACTGACAAAGCTATCATAAAGGACATCATctct AATTTTGCAGTGGAATTACAATTGGAAAATCAATCCGAAATAGACATCGATCAATTCAAAGACGCCCTGAACAGGGCGGGCGGAGCAAACTACGGGACTGGGATCAGGGATTTATGA
- the grsm gene encoding putative aminopeptidase NPEPL1 granny smith protein isoform X4, whose translation MMHHKLLFRNGRCRLQIRSMSNASVSIKFRWGLSPSDPEQQPVLFVGQAAHLSALSWDDVRCKLEPRVSEEAWRRGVQCVTSSPGDSVELWPRGASLASLPARRSRHAAPARSHALAKIVRATQRSTDESIVLVCRKRDVLASAVSIGRSFPLYHARSAAAPLGAAAPRARSLAVEIYLVPDEKGDGESEEEGLAPLDPALCDGALSAEELSTLQDAADATRLAARITDTPANVMDVDKFIEEACKVAKELDIGEPTIIRGEELKARGMGGIYGVGRAAATPPALVVLSCTPPAATETVAWVGKGIVYDTGGLSIKARTSMVGMKGDCGGAAAVLAAFAVAVKAKPTVNLHAVLCLAENAVGPNATRPDDIHQLYSGRTVEINNTDAEGRLVLSDGVVYASRDLKAETIVDVATLTGAQGTATGKYHAAIVSNDSRLEAQCVAAGLVSGDLAHALPFAPELHFTEFTSCVADMKNSVAQDRNNAQPSCAGLFILAHLGFDFPGKWLHVDMAAPAHCGERATGYGVSLLSVLFGAHTHSRLLRALAPAHVL comes from the exons ATGATGCATCATAAGTTGTTATTTAGAAATGGAAGGTGTAGATtgcaaa tTCGCAGTATGTCGAACGCATCGGTGAGCATCAAGTTCCGCTGGGGTCTGTCGCCGTCAGACCCCGAGCAACAGCCTGTGCTGTTTGTAGGCCAGGCTGCCCATCTCAGTGCACTCAGCTGGGATGATGTGCGCTGCAAACTTGAACCTAGAGTTAGTGAGGAG GCTTGGCGTCGCGGCGTGCAGTGCGTGACGTCGTCCCCGGGCGACTCGGTGGAGCTGTGGCCGCGCGGCGCGTCGCTGGCGTCGCTGCCCGCGCGCCGCAGTCGCCACGCGGCGCCCGCACGCTCGCACGCGCTCGCCAAGATCGTGCGCGCCACGCAACGTTCCACCGACGAGTCTATTGTG CTAGTATGTCGCAAGCGCGACGTGCTGGCGAGCGCGGTGTCGATCGGGCGCTCGTTCCCGCTGTACCACGCGCGCtcggccgccgcgccgctcggcgccgccgcgccccgcgcgCGCAGCCTGGCCGTCGAGATATACCTCGTGCCCGACGAGAAAGGTG ACGGTGAATCAGAAGAGGAAGGTCTAGCGCCACTTGACCCGGCGCTGTGTGACGGAGCCCTATCAGCCGAGGAGCTGAGCACGCTGCAAGATGCTGCTGACGCCACGCGCCTCGCCGCACGGATCACTGACACGCCGGCCAATGTCATGGACGTTGATAAATTCATTGAG GAAGCATGCAAAGTAGCCAAGGAGCTAGACATCGGTGAGCCGACCATCATCCGCGGCGAGGAACTGAAAGCGCGGGGCATGGGCGGGATCTACGGCGTGGGGCGAGCTGCGGCCACCCCGCCCGCCCTTGTGGTACTGTCGTGCACTCCACCCGCGGCCACTGAGACTGTGGCGTGGGTCGGCAAGGGCATTGTGTATGATACCGGTGGTCTTAGCATCAAGGCTAGG ACCTCCATGGTGGGCATGAAGGGTGACTGCGGCGGTGCTGCAGCAGTGCTGGCGGCGTTCGCGGTGGCCGTGAAGGCCAAGCCCACCGTCAACCTGCACGCCGTACTGTGCCTCGCTGAGAATGCCGTCGGACCTAATGCTACCAG GCCTGATGATATCCACCAACTGTATTCAGGACGCACTGTTGAGATCAACAACACTGATGCTGAag GTCGTTTGGTTCTGAGTGACGGTGTAGTGTACGCGTCGAGAGATCTGAAAGCCGAAACTATTGTAGATGTCGCCACATTGACTGGAGCACAG GGTACAGCGACGGGCAAGTACCACGCGGCGATCGTGTCGAACGACAGCCGCCTGGAGGCGCAGTGCGTGGCGGCCGGGCTCGTGTCGGGCGACCTGGCGCACGCGCTGCCCTTCGCGCCCGAGCTGCACTTCACCGAGTTCACGTCCTGCGTCGCCGACATGAAGAACAGCGTCGCC CAGGACCGCAACAACGCTCAGCCATCATGCGCCGGGCTGTTCATCCTGGCGCACCTCGGCTTCGACTTCCCCGGCAAGTGGCTGCACGTCGACATGGCCGCGCCCGCACACTGC GGTGAGCGCGCGACAGGCTACGGCGTATCCCTGCTGTCGGTGCTGTTCGGCGCTCACACGCACAGTCGGCTGCTGCGGGCCCTGGCGCCCGCGCACGTGCTCTGA
- the grsm gene encoding putative aminopeptidase NPEPL1 granny smith protein isoform X5, with translation MSNASVSIKFRWGLSPSDPEQQPVLFVGQAAHLSALSWDDVRCKLEPRVSEEAWRRGVQCVTSSPGDSVELWPRGASLASLPARRSRHAAPARSHALAKIVRATQRSTDESIVLVCRKRDVLASAVSIGRSFPLYHARSAAAPLGAAAPRARSLAVEIYLVPDEKGDGESEEEGLAPLDPALCDGALSAEELSTLQDAADATRLAARITDTPANVMDVDKFIEEACKVAKELDIGEPTIIRGEELKARGMGGIYGVGRAAATPPALVVLSCTPPAATETVAWVGKGIVYDTGGLSIKARTSMVGMKGDCGGAAAVLAAFAVAVKAKPTVNLHAVLCLAENAVGPNATRPDDIHQLYSGRTVEINNTDAEGRLVLSDGVVYASRDLKAETIVDVATLTGAQGTATGKYHAAIVSNDSRLEAQCVAAGLVSGDLAHALPFAPELHFTEFTSCVADMKNSVAQDRNNAQPSCAGLFILAHLGFDFPGKWLHVDMAAPAHCGERATGYGVSLLSVLFGAHTHSRLLRALAPAHVL, from the exons ATGTCGAACGCATCGGTGAGCATCAAGTTCCGCTGGGGTCTGTCGCCGTCAGACCCCGAGCAACAGCCTGTGCTGTTTGTAGGCCAGGCTGCCCATCTCAGTGCACTCAGCTGGGATGATGTGCGCTGCAAACTTGAACCTAGAGTTAGTGAGGAG GCTTGGCGTCGCGGCGTGCAGTGCGTGACGTCGTCCCCGGGCGACTCGGTGGAGCTGTGGCCGCGCGGCGCGTCGCTGGCGTCGCTGCCCGCGCGCCGCAGTCGCCACGCGGCGCCCGCACGCTCGCACGCGCTCGCCAAGATCGTGCGCGCCACGCAACGTTCCACCGACGAGTCTATTGTG CTAGTATGTCGCAAGCGCGACGTGCTGGCGAGCGCGGTGTCGATCGGGCGCTCGTTCCCGCTGTACCACGCGCGCtcggccgccgcgccgctcggcgccgccgcgccccgcgcgCGCAGCCTGGCCGTCGAGATATACCTCGTGCCCGACGAGAAAGGTG ACGGTGAATCAGAAGAGGAAGGTCTAGCGCCACTTGACCCGGCGCTGTGTGACGGAGCCCTATCAGCCGAGGAGCTGAGCACGCTGCAAGATGCTGCTGACGCCACGCGCCTCGCCGCACGGATCACTGACACGCCGGCCAATGTCATGGACGTTGATAAATTCATTGAG GAAGCATGCAAAGTAGCCAAGGAGCTAGACATCGGTGAGCCGACCATCATCCGCGGCGAGGAACTGAAAGCGCGGGGCATGGGCGGGATCTACGGCGTGGGGCGAGCTGCGGCCACCCCGCCCGCCCTTGTGGTACTGTCGTGCACTCCACCCGCGGCCACTGAGACTGTGGCGTGGGTCGGCAAGGGCATTGTGTATGATACCGGTGGTCTTAGCATCAAGGCTAGG ACCTCCATGGTGGGCATGAAGGGTGACTGCGGCGGTGCTGCAGCAGTGCTGGCGGCGTTCGCGGTGGCCGTGAAGGCCAAGCCCACCGTCAACCTGCACGCCGTACTGTGCCTCGCTGAGAATGCCGTCGGACCTAATGCTACCAG GCCTGATGATATCCACCAACTGTATTCAGGACGCACTGTTGAGATCAACAACACTGATGCTGAag GTCGTTTGGTTCTGAGTGACGGTGTAGTGTACGCGTCGAGAGATCTGAAAGCCGAAACTATTGTAGATGTCGCCACATTGACTGGAGCACAG GGTACAGCGACGGGCAAGTACCACGCGGCGATCGTGTCGAACGACAGCCGCCTGGAGGCGCAGTGCGTGGCGGCCGGGCTCGTGTCGGGCGACCTGGCGCACGCGCTGCCCTTCGCGCCCGAGCTGCACTTCACCGAGTTCACGTCCTGCGTCGCCGACATGAAGAACAGCGTCGCC CAGGACCGCAACAACGCTCAGCCATCATGCGCCGGGCTGTTCATCCTGGCGCACCTCGGCTTCGACTTCCCCGGCAAGTGGCTGCACGTCGACATGGCCGCGCCCGCACACTGC GGTGAGCGCGCGACAGGCTACGGCGTATCCCTGCTGTCGGTGCTGTTCGGCGCTCACACGCACAGTCGGCTGCTGCGGGCCCTGGCGCCCGCGCACGTGCTCTGA
- the grsm gene encoding putative aminopeptidase NPEPL1 granny smith protein isoform X1: MMLLRIFNTSISVIKQSTYVSVRSMSNASVSIKFRWGLSPSDPEQQPVLFVGQAAHLSALSWDDVRCKLEPRVSEEAWRRGVQCVTSSPGDSVELWPRGASLASLPARRSRHAAPARSHALAKIVRATQRSTDESIVLVCRKRDVLASAVSIGRSFPLYHARSAAAPLGAAAPRARSLAVEIYLVPDEKGDGESEEEGLAPLDPALCDGALSAEELSTLQDAADATRLAARITDTPANVMDVDKFIEEACKVAKELDIGEPTIIRGEELKARGMGGIYGVGRAAATPPALVVLSCTPPAATETVAWVGKGIVYDTGGLSIKARTSMVGMKGDCGGAAAVLAAFAVAVKAKPTVNLHAVLCLAENAVGPNATRPDDIHQLYSGRTVEINNTDAEGRLVLSDGVVYASRDLKAETIVDVATLTGAQGTATGKYHAAIVSNDSRLEAQCVAAGLVSGDLAHALPFAPELHFTEFTSCVADMKNSVAQDRNNAQPSCAGLFILAHLGFDFPGKWLHVDMAAPAHCGERATGYGVSLLSVLFGAHTHSRLLRALAPAHVL, translated from the exons ATGATGttgttaagaatatttaatacaagTATAAGTGTAATTAAGCAATCCACATATGTGTCAG tTCGCAGTATGTCGAACGCATCGGTGAGCATCAAGTTCCGCTGGGGTCTGTCGCCGTCAGACCCCGAGCAACAGCCTGTGCTGTTTGTAGGCCAGGCTGCCCATCTCAGTGCACTCAGCTGGGATGATGTGCGCTGCAAACTTGAACCTAGAGTTAGTGAGGAG GCTTGGCGTCGCGGCGTGCAGTGCGTGACGTCGTCCCCGGGCGACTCGGTGGAGCTGTGGCCGCGCGGCGCGTCGCTGGCGTCGCTGCCCGCGCGCCGCAGTCGCCACGCGGCGCCCGCACGCTCGCACGCGCTCGCCAAGATCGTGCGCGCCACGCAACGTTCCACCGACGAGTCTATTGTG CTAGTATGTCGCAAGCGCGACGTGCTGGCGAGCGCGGTGTCGATCGGGCGCTCGTTCCCGCTGTACCACGCGCGCtcggccgccgcgccgctcggcgccgccgcgccccgcgcgCGCAGCCTGGCCGTCGAGATATACCTCGTGCCCGACGAGAAAGGTG ACGGTGAATCAGAAGAGGAAGGTCTAGCGCCACTTGACCCGGCGCTGTGTGACGGAGCCCTATCAGCCGAGGAGCTGAGCACGCTGCAAGATGCTGCTGACGCCACGCGCCTCGCCGCACGGATCACTGACACGCCGGCCAATGTCATGGACGTTGATAAATTCATTGAG GAAGCATGCAAAGTAGCCAAGGAGCTAGACATCGGTGAGCCGACCATCATCCGCGGCGAGGAACTGAAAGCGCGGGGCATGGGCGGGATCTACGGCGTGGGGCGAGCTGCGGCCACCCCGCCCGCCCTTGTGGTACTGTCGTGCACTCCACCCGCGGCCACTGAGACTGTGGCGTGGGTCGGCAAGGGCATTGTGTATGATACCGGTGGTCTTAGCATCAAGGCTAGG ACCTCCATGGTGGGCATGAAGGGTGACTGCGGCGGTGCTGCAGCAGTGCTGGCGGCGTTCGCGGTGGCCGTGAAGGCCAAGCCCACCGTCAACCTGCACGCCGTACTGTGCCTCGCTGAGAATGCCGTCGGACCTAATGCTACCAG GCCTGATGATATCCACCAACTGTATTCAGGACGCACTGTTGAGATCAACAACACTGATGCTGAag GTCGTTTGGTTCTGAGTGACGGTGTAGTGTACGCGTCGAGAGATCTGAAAGCCGAAACTATTGTAGATGTCGCCACATTGACTGGAGCACAG GGTACAGCGACGGGCAAGTACCACGCGGCGATCGTGTCGAACGACAGCCGCCTGGAGGCGCAGTGCGTGGCGGCCGGGCTCGTGTCGGGCGACCTGGCGCACGCGCTGCCCTTCGCGCCCGAGCTGCACTTCACCGAGTTCACGTCCTGCGTCGCCGACATGAAGAACAGCGTCGCC CAGGACCGCAACAACGCTCAGCCATCATGCGCCGGGCTGTTCATCCTGGCGCACCTCGGCTTCGACTTCCCCGGCAAGTGGCTGCACGTCGACATGGCCGCGCCCGCACACTGC GGTGAGCGCGCGACAGGCTACGGCGTATCCCTGCTGTCGGTGCTGTTCGGCGCTCACACGCACAGTCGGCTGCTGCGGGCCCTGGCGCCCGCGCACGTGCTCTGA
- the LOC142982559 gene encoding coactosin-like protein isoform X2, whose amino-acid sequence MSEGLEYETIVQNGPRKVTMTTGLDRDTIRAAYEDVRSDNSPTEWAVFKFDGARIVCSARGSDFTEFRTQFSDDDRAFGYLRLQMGDEMSKRKKFMFMTWVGPNVSVINRAKMSTDKAIIKDIISNFAVELQLENQSEIDIDQFKDALNRAGGANYGTGIRDL is encoded by the exons GTGACAATGACGACGGGACTAGACCGGGACACGATACGTGCCGCCTATGAGGACGTGCGCTCAGACAATTCACCTACTGAGTG GGCGGTGTTCAAGTTCGACGGCGCGCGCATCGTGTGCTCGGCGCGCGGCTCTGACTTCACCGAGTTCCGCACACAGTTCTCTGACGATGACCGCGCCTTCGGATATCTGAG GTTGCAGATGGGCGATGAAATGTCAAAACGTAAGAAGTTTATGTTCATGACGTGGGTGGGACCCAACGTGTCAGTCATCAACCGCGCCAAGATGTCCACTGACAAAGCTATCATAAAGGACATCATctct AATTTTGCAGTGGAATTACAATTGGAAAATCAATCCGAAATAGACATCGATCAATTCAAAGACGCCCTGAACAGGGCGGGCGGAGCAAACTACGGGACTGGGATCAGGGATTTATGA
- the grsm gene encoding putative aminopeptidase NPEPL1 granny smith protein isoform X3 — protein sequence MMLLRIFNTSISVIKQSTYVSVRSMSNASVSIKFRWGLSPSDPEQQPVLFVGQAAHLSALSWDDVRCKLEPRVSEEAWRRGVQCVTSSPGDSVELWPRGASLASLPARRSRHAAPARSHALAKIVRATQRSTDESIVLVCRKRDVLASAVSIGRSFPLYHARSAAAPLGAAAPRARSLAVEIYLVPDEKDGESEEEGLAPLDPALCDGALSAEELSTLQDAADATRLAARITDTPANVMDVDKFIEEACKVAKELDIGEPTIIRGEELKARGMGGIYGVGRAAATPPALVVLSCTPPAATETVAWVGKGIVYDTGGLSIKARTSMVGMKGDCGGAAAVLAAFAVAVKAKPTVNLHAVLCLAENAVGPNATRPDDIHQLYSGRTVEINNTDAEGRLVLSDGVVYASRDLKAETIVDVATLTGAQGTATGKYHAAIVSNDSRLEAQCVAAGLVSGDLAHALPFAPELHFTEFTSCVADMKNSVAQDRNNAQPSCAGLFILAHLGFDFPGKWLHVDMAAPAHCGERATGYGVSLLSVLFGAHTHSRLLRALAPAHVL from the exons ATGATGttgttaagaatatttaatacaagTATAAGTGTAATTAAGCAATCCACATATGTGTCAG tTCGCAGTATGTCGAACGCATCGGTGAGCATCAAGTTCCGCTGGGGTCTGTCGCCGTCAGACCCCGAGCAACAGCCTGTGCTGTTTGTAGGCCAGGCTGCCCATCTCAGTGCACTCAGCTGGGATGATGTGCGCTGCAAACTTGAACCTAGAGTTAGTGAGGAG GCTTGGCGTCGCGGCGTGCAGTGCGTGACGTCGTCCCCGGGCGACTCGGTGGAGCTGTGGCCGCGCGGCGCGTCGCTGGCGTCGCTGCCCGCGCGCCGCAGTCGCCACGCGGCGCCCGCACGCTCGCACGCGCTCGCCAAGATCGTGCGCGCCACGCAACGTTCCACCGACGAGTCTATTGTG CTAGTATGTCGCAAGCGCGACGTGCTGGCGAGCGCGGTGTCGATCGGGCGCTCGTTCCCGCTGTACCACGCGCGCtcggccgccgcgccgctcggcgccgccgcgccccgcgcgCGCAGCCTGGCCGTCGAGATATACCTCGTGCCCGACGAGAAAG ACGGTGAATCAGAAGAGGAAGGTCTAGCGCCACTTGACCCGGCGCTGTGTGACGGAGCCCTATCAGCCGAGGAGCTGAGCACGCTGCAAGATGCTGCTGACGCCACGCGCCTCGCCGCACGGATCACTGACACGCCGGCCAATGTCATGGACGTTGATAAATTCATTGAG GAAGCATGCAAAGTAGCCAAGGAGCTAGACATCGGTGAGCCGACCATCATCCGCGGCGAGGAACTGAAAGCGCGGGGCATGGGCGGGATCTACGGCGTGGGGCGAGCTGCGGCCACCCCGCCCGCCCTTGTGGTACTGTCGTGCACTCCACCCGCGGCCACTGAGACTGTGGCGTGGGTCGGCAAGGGCATTGTGTATGATACCGGTGGTCTTAGCATCAAGGCTAGG ACCTCCATGGTGGGCATGAAGGGTGACTGCGGCGGTGCTGCAGCAGTGCTGGCGGCGTTCGCGGTGGCCGTGAAGGCCAAGCCCACCGTCAACCTGCACGCCGTACTGTGCCTCGCTGAGAATGCCGTCGGACCTAATGCTACCAG GCCTGATGATATCCACCAACTGTATTCAGGACGCACTGTTGAGATCAACAACACTGATGCTGAag GTCGTTTGGTTCTGAGTGACGGTGTAGTGTACGCGTCGAGAGATCTGAAAGCCGAAACTATTGTAGATGTCGCCACATTGACTGGAGCACAG GGTACAGCGACGGGCAAGTACCACGCGGCGATCGTGTCGAACGACAGCCGCCTGGAGGCGCAGTGCGTGGCGGCCGGGCTCGTGTCGGGCGACCTGGCGCACGCGCTGCCCTTCGCGCCCGAGCTGCACTTCACCGAGTTCACGTCCTGCGTCGCCGACATGAAGAACAGCGTCGCC CAGGACCGCAACAACGCTCAGCCATCATGCGCCGGGCTGTTCATCCTGGCGCACCTCGGCTTCGACTTCCCCGGCAAGTGGCTGCACGTCGACATGGCCGCGCCCGCACACTGC GGTGAGCGCGCGACAGGCTACGGCGTATCCCTGCTGTCGGTGCTGTTCGGCGCTCACACGCACAGTCGGCTGCTGCGGGCCCTGGCGCCCGCGCACGTGCTCTGA
- the grsm gene encoding putative aminopeptidase NPEPL1 granny smith protein isoform X2, whose protein sequence is MMLLRIFNTSISVIKQSTYVSVRSMSNASVSIKFRWGLSPSDPEQQPVLFVGQAAHLSALSWDDVRCKLEPRVSEEAWRRGVQCVTSSPGDSVELWPRGASLASLPARRSRHAAPARSHALAKIVRATQRSTDESIVLVCRKRDVLASAVSIGRSFPLYHARSAAAPLGAAAPRARSLAVEIYLVPDEKGDGESEEEGLAPLDPALCDGALSAEELSTLQDAADATRLAARITDTPANVMDVDKFIEEACKVAKELDIGEPTIIRGEELKARGMGGIYGVGRAAATPPALVVLSCTPPAATETVAWVGKGIVYDTGGLSIKARTSMVGMKGDCGGAAAVLAAFAVAVKAKPTVNLHAVLCLAENAVGPNATRPDDIHQLYSGRTVEINNTDAEGRLVLSDGVVYASRDLKAETIVDVATLTGAQGTATGKYHAAIVSNDSRLEAQCVAAGLVSGDLAHALPFAPELHFTEFTSCVADMKNSVADRNNAQPSCAGLFILAHLGFDFPGKWLHVDMAAPAHCGERATGYGVSLLSVLFGAHTHSRLLRALAPAHVL, encoded by the exons ATGATGttgttaagaatatttaatacaagTATAAGTGTAATTAAGCAATCCACATATGTGTCAG tTCGCAGTATGTCGAACGCATCGGTGAGCATCAAGTTCCGCTGGGGTCTGTCGCCGTCAGACCCCGAGCAACAGCCTGTGCTGTTTGTAGGCCAGGCTGCCCATCTCAGTGCACTCAGCTGGGATGATGTGCGCTGCAAACTTGAACCTAGAGTTAGTGAGGAG GCTTGGCGTCGCGGCGTGCAGTGCGTGACGTCGTCCCCGGGCGACTCGGTGGAGCTGTGGCCGCGCGGCGCGTCGCTGGCGTCGCTGCCCGCGCGCCGCAGTCGCCACGCGGCGCCCGCACGCTCGCACGCGCTCGCCAAGATCGTGCGCGCCACGCAACGTTCCACCGACGAGTCTATTGTG CTAGTATGTCGCAAGCGCGACGTGCTGGCGAGCGCGGTGTCGATCGGGCGCTCGTTCCCGCTGTACCACGCGCGCtcggccgccgcgccgctcggcgccgccgcgccccgcgcgCGCAGCCTGGCCGTCGAGATATACCTCGTGCCCGACGAGAAAGGTG ACGGTGAATCAGAAGAGGAAGGTCTAGCGCCACTTGACCCGGCGCTGTGTGACGGAGCCCTATCAGCCGAGGAGCTGAGCACGCTGCAAGATGCTGCTGACGCCACGCGCCTCGCCGCACGGATCACTGACACGCCGGCCAATGTCATGGACGTTGATAAATTCATTGAG GAAGCATGCAAAGTAGCCAAGGAGCTAGACATCGGTGAGCCGACCATCATCCGCGGCGAGGAACTGAAAGCGCGGGGCATGGGCGGGATCTACGGCGTGGGGCGAGCTGCGGCCACCCCGCCCGCCCTTGTGGTACTGTCGTGCACTCCACCCGCGGCCACTGAGACTGTGGCGTGGGTCGGCAAGGGCATTGTGTATGATACCGGTGGTCTTAGCATCAAGGCTAGG ACCTCCATGGTGGGCATGAAGGGTGACTGCGGCGGTGCTGCAGCAGTGCTGGCGGCGTTCGCGGTGGCCGTGAAGGCCAAGCCCACCGTCAACCTGCACGCCGTACTGTGCCTCGCTGAGAATGCCGTCGGACCTAATGCTACCAG GCCTGATGATATCCACCAACTGTATTCAGGACGCACTGTTGAGATCAACAACACTGATGCTGAag GTCGTTTGGTTCTGAGTGACGGTGTAGTGTACGCGTCGAGAGATCTGAAAGCCGAAACTATTGTAGATGTCGCCACATTGACTGGAGCACAG GGTACAGCGACGGGCAAGTACCACGCGGCGATCGTGTCGAACGACAGCCGCCTGGAGGCGCAGTGCGTGGCGGCCGGGCTCGTGTCGGGCGACCTGGCGCACGCGCTGCCCTTCGCGCCCGAGCTGCACTTCACCGAGTTCACGTCCTGCGTCGCCGACATGAAGAACAGCGTCGCC GACCGCAACAACGCTCAGCCATCATGCGCCGGGCTGTTCATCCTGGCGCACCTCGGCTTCGACTTCCCCGGCAAGTGGCTGCACGTCGACATGGCCGCGCCCGCACACTGC GGTGAGCGCGCGACAGGCTACGGCGTATCCCTGCTGTCGGTGCTGTTCGGCGCTCACACGCACAGTCGGCTGCTGCGGGCCCTGGCGCCCGCGCACGTGCTCTGA